gttttctttattttcatgactatgacaattgtagattcacactgaaggcatcaaaactatgaattaacacatggaattatatacataacaaaaaagtgtgaaacaactgaaaatatgtcatattctaggttcttcaaagtagccaccttttgctttgattactgctttgcacactcttggcattctcttgatgagctccaggaggtagtcacctgaaatggtcttcacttcacaggtgtgccctgtcaggtgtaataagtgggatttcttgccttataaatggggttgggaccatcagttgtgttgtggagaagtcaggtggatccacagctgatagtcctactgaatagactgttagaatttgtattatggcaagaaaaaagcagctaagtaaagaaaaacgggtggccatcattactttaagaaatgaaggtcagtcagtctgaaaaattgggaaaactttgaaagtgtccccaagtgcagtcacaaaaaccatcaagcgctacaaagaaactggctcacatgcggaccgccccaggaaaggaagaccaagagtcacctctgctgcggaggataagttcatccgagtcaccagcctcagaaatcgcaggttaacagcagctcagattagagaccaggtcaatgccacccagagttctagcagcagacacatctctagtcaACTgttagaggagactgtgtgaatcaggccttcatggtagaatatctgctaggaaaccactgctaaggacaggcaacaagcagaagagacttgtttgggctaaagaacacaaggaatggacattagaccagtggaaatctgtgctttggtctgatgagtccaaatttgagatctttggttccaaccaccatgtcattgtgcgacgcagaaaaggtgaacagatggactctacaggcctggttcccaccgtgaagcatggaggaggaggtgtgatggtgtgggggtgctttgctggtgacactgttggggatttattcagaattgaaggcatactgagccagcatggctaccacagcatcttgcagcggcatgctattccatccggtttgcgtttagttggaccatcatttatttttcaacaggacaatgaccccaaacacacctccaggctgtgtaagggctatttgaccatgaaggagagtgatggggtgctgcgccagatgacctggcctccacagtcaccggacctgaacccaatcgagatggtttggggtgagctgggccgcagagtgaaggcaaaagggccaacaagtgctaagcatctctgggaactccttcaagactgttggaagaccatttcaggtgactacctcgtgaagctcatcaagagaatgccaagagtgtgcaaagcagtaatcaaagcaaaaggtggctactttgaagaacctagaatatgacatattttcagttgtttcacacttgtttgttctgtatataattccacatgtgataattcatagttttgatgccttcagtgtgaatctacaattgtcatagtcatgaaaataaagaaaactctttgaatgagaaggtgtgtccaaactataggtctgtactgtatatatatatatatatatatatatatatatatagtagcagAAGGacgcggcttcgctcgggtatatttaatctattttatttaatgtttgtgtgtcgttaaaagatatcgatagtatccactataacagtgacctccacagtaccctgccccccctcccaccactttaaaatgggaccttcacagcagcccatcccctttaacagtgagtttcacagcatcctactcccttgacagtgacctccacagtatcccgtttccttaacagtgacctccacagtattccgcttccttaacggtgacctccacagtatcccgcTTCCTTagcggtgacctccacagtatcccgcTTCCTTagcggtgacctccacagtatcccgcTTCCTTagcggtgacctccacagtatcccgcTTCCTTagcggtgacctccacagtatcccgcTTCCTTagcggtgacctccacagtatcccgcTTCCTTagcggtgacctccacagtatcccgcTTCCTTagcggtgacctccacagtatcccgcTTCCTTagcggtgacctccacagtgtccgccccagggctgtggagtcggtagataaatgctccgactcctctgtatttaatatggcAATGTATTTTAtaaattccttgaaggaaagaaaggcgaCATACATGTCCTTACCACAGAAGTACTGGCCAGGAAGCCGCTGCCTTCTCCGCTGtgcgctgatcttctgctgatgaTCGGGCAGTGGGGGGATCGGGGACGAagcatttattgtaaaacatgatttccccagTAGAATCCcttagtcatgtttaaagtttaagctaacaatctgagtttacaagtgTTTATAGCGTAGGATGAATGAGgaggaaggagctggcaagcgCGCCTCCTTCACTCAGTACGCCTGCGCAGATCGAGGAGCGTTAcgacgcaggcgcgggaattcagcagcagatgGGGCCAGCGGGAgaaggagagcgctcgctggccctgtctatcaagagggGCGTGTCTAGAAGCGGCGGCCACCAGAAAGTAACtggctggtagtgaagaaatttgcatatgataaaagtatgatttttacaagaaataagccacagacaaaggtaggacaGGTCTGATAGCActaatgtcggctaatgaaaattgcacaatggggggcgacagaagccctttaatcagttatcagtgagaggctaggctaACCATGGGCGctgcgttccctgtaacagcggaacacaacacactGGCCTTTATTCTTACTGTAAAGAAGTAATTAATTAttactttttgtgaattgggacatttaaacttgcttttttaaattttttattccaatttaaatttagtcggagtcggttcattttttgccgactccaactccaggtacccaaaattgcctccgactccacagccctggtccgcccccttaacagtgacctccacagccctggtccgcccccttaacagtgacctccgcagccctggtccgcccccttaacagtgacctccgcagccctggtccgcccccttaacagtgacctccgcagccctggtccgcccccttaacagtgacctccgcagccctggtccgcccccttaacagtgacctccacagccctggtccgcccccttaacagtgacctccacagccctggtccgcccccttaacagtgacctccacagccctggtccgcccccttaacagtgacctccacagccctggtccgcccccttaacagtgacctccacagccctggtccgcccccttaacagtgacctccgcagccctggtccgcccccttaacagtgacctccgcagccctggtccgcccccttaacagtgacctccgcagccctggtccgcccccttaacagtgacctccgcagccctggtccgcccccttaacagtgacctccgcagccctggtccgcccccttaacagtgacctccgcagccctggtccgcccccttaacagtgacctccgcagccctggtccgcccccttaacagtgacctccgcagccctggtccgcccccttaacagtgacctccgcagccctggtccgcccccttaacagtgacctccgcagccctggtccgcccccttaacagtgacctccgcagccctggtccgcccccttaacagtgacctccgcagccctggtccgcccccttaacagtgacctccacagccctggtccgcccccttaacagtgacctccacagccctggtccgcccccttaacagtgacctccacagccctggtccgcccccttaacagtgacctccacagccctggtccgcccccttaacagtgacctccacagccctggtccgcccccttaacagtgacctccacagccctggtccgcccccttaacagtgacctccacagccctggtccgcccccttaacagtgacctccacagccctggtccgcccccttaacagtgacctccacagtgtcgcagtgcgacaccgtaGCCTATCATTGTAAAGATTGTCTTGCCACAacaatgtagcagtgtagttgtgccctaagtGTCGTGAGACTTATATttgtcctgtagccctagcctaaagctgacctacagcagcgaagaaaaatggctgggttgttatctgggttgttatggaaacctggagtaaaactgtgtgtatgtggagactaagggcctgtgagcttctattggctgataagggacatgtgaccgtgtgtatggcagttgggatataagtgaaagacctgcaggcttctattggctaatacattttttgggactatctcgggaacggtacgtcctagagagctgagaccccacaagatttatttccaggtagcaagagatgtgtatagcaagtttcgttgaaatcgatggttgcatttttgagtgatcgcagaacatacataaatacatacatgtatacgtccttctttatatatatctatctcttactgtgtgtatgtccgctaaaggaatcagcaacatcgcatttacaatcaccaaATTTGGTccaggtctcggctctctaggacgcACCGTTCCCGAGATCTTCCCaataaatgacctgcattagccaatagaagcctgaaaGTCGTTCTCTTcacatcccaactgccatacacagtcacatgacccttatcagccaatagaagctcgcaggcccttagtctccacatttatttattttttttaaatttttattgatATACAAAAAATTCATTTACATAATACATTACTAATAAATCATTCCCCGCCCACccctccatttcccccccccccccccccccaccttgcaggaaacaaaataaataaataaataaaaaaaaagtctccacattcacagttttactccaggtttccataacaaccctgccatttttcttcactgctgtaggtcagctttaaaggggcaggacactctggatgacactgttaagggatcagaatgctgtggaagtcacagttcagggggcaggtaggctgccattcaggccaccctcaaaagacggacttaaaaataccacccccaggtcccactaatcCACGCCCTTACCCAATTAgaccacgcccctcccactccacagccaactggtattgaaaaaattaaggtaaaaatcagcttctgtcagctgcaggggtgggagggagggagactttctccctgcagctcacgctcagactgcacagtgctgctgtccgagagtgagctgttcaaaaggacatccttgtgtccatcCAGGTCCTGCATCGGATGGAGGActgggagtctgaaagccggactgtccggcctaaaactggacctctgaccaccctaggggcaggctgctgtggaggtcacagttatggggaatACTTtctatatcttttaacgacacacagaaacattaaatgaaatagacctGTGTGAAGCCGGGACCTCCTGCTAGTACTGTATATACTGGGCCTTCTACAtcagcacatacagtatatatggccTCCTGTCTATAGTATGGACAGTGACTATACATCATGCAGCGTTTCCTCCTTATGCTGTCTGTATAGTATATGGATCTCCATATACTACCGCCTGCTCTGTGCCCTGTCAGTATAGTATATAGCggtggtatatacagtatgtgtagtatACACTGGTCCCTCGAGTTACAATGTTGAGTAATTAGTTCTAAAgcctcaaaatgtcatccaagatgaggGAAAATAAGCAGATAAGGAAGTCCGATAAATCGGGTCCTTCCATGTGACAGTCGGGCATAGCTGCTAAGTGGCGACTAAGGGTACGTACACctctgcgttttcctttccgattttgagatccagcagaggatgtgAAAACCGCAGGAGAATACATCACTTCTGGTTTGCTCAGTTTTGTCCTCGTTAAcaacgaatggggacaaaactgaagcgttttcctcctgcGCCGGACCtaaaaccggaaaggaaaacgcagatgtgagagTAGCCGAATCCAGATTGGTTGGATCTCAGTCTGAGGCCTCGTATTTTCAGTCTTGTTTCAACTTCCGATGGGTCAGAAAAGGGCATTGGACAGTCGTGGTAAGCGGAACGTCCACCTTCTTTGAACTCTATGAGGGTCgtaatgagaaaaaaaacatctggtcCTAATAAGGTCTTACAATTAGGTGAATGCAGCCTCAGATGTgataaatgtgacaacatggaagaGCTGTGTGTCACCCTAAGTCCACCCTTACTGCTCCCATaggaattaaagggcatctgtcagcagttttgtacctgtgacactggctgacctgttacatgtgcacttggaagatgaaggcatctgtgttggtcctatgtgcccgcattgctgagaaaagtgatgttttaatatatgcaaaagagcctttaggagcaacgggggcgttgccattacacctaaaggctctgctctctctacaactgcctcACCccctacactttgattgacaaggccaggtggGATGACTTTTTCCCTGCCTGgtgctgtcaatcaaagtacagagggcacAGAAGTTGTAGagcgagcagagcctctaggtgtaatggtaacgcccccgttgctccttgaggctcatttgcatatattaaaacatccttttcTTCAGCAATGCGGGCAGATATGCACATGGGACCAACATGGGGCCTCTTCAGCTGCCGATGAGTTTAGAGGAGCAATTGTTGCTGCCATGAATCTGGGAAGGGTTATAGGGCCATTTCTAAACAATCTGAAGTCCATCATTCTACAGTTAGAAAGATTATGGAAAACATTCAAGATGGTGGTCGGTCTTCCCAGCAAATCCACCACATAGGCATATCGTGCAATGCTCAGATAACCTGCAAAAACCCAAGAGCTACATCGAAGACTCTACAGGCCGCCAGTGCCATCAGAAAACGACTGAACAGGTATGGCTTGTGTGGAAGGGCTGCCAGGAGAACGCATCTTCTTTCTCAGGAGAACTGAGACAAACCATAATGGAGATGGTTGACCATAATGCACTGCACAAAACCCAGCATCTCGGCACCAACACCTCATACCACCTGTCAAGCACGGTGGTGGAGGGGTGATGACTGGGGCTTGTATTGCAGCCATGGGACCTTGCAGTTATTGAGTCAACTATGAACGCTTCCTTATATCCAAGTATTCTAGAGTTAAATGTGAGGCCACCCAAACTGGGTCATGCCCCAGGACAGTGATCCCAAACACAGAATGGCTGAGAAGGACAAGAATCAAGGTGCTGCAATGGCCCAAAGTCCAGGGAGCTGTGCATGGATGAATACCCACAAACCTCAATGAATGGAAGTGAGCCAAATTCACTCCAAAACCATGTGAGAGACTGATATTCATCCAAAAGACAACGACTTGATGTTATTGCTGCTAAAGGTGGTTTTATCAGGTCTTGATTCATGGGGTGGACTTAGTTTTTCATGCACGGCTTCATTTTTGTTGAATAGATATTGACACAGTGGAATCTGTTGGGTTATGCTTCATATGAGGTTGGATTCACCTAATTTTAAGACCTTCTAAGGACcaggtgtttttgtttttcttgtgtccTGATACATAATATTGAAAGCAGATGGACTTTGTTCTTCTCGTGACGGTATATGTGTAGTATGTAGATCTCCATATATTacctgactctgtcctcctccattcTCTCTCTCCAGGCAGTGATGGTGGAGTACAAGATCCGCAGTTACGAGGACTCTGACTATGAGGTGGTCCGGGATCTGTTCTCCCACGGGATGAGTGAATACATTCCCAGCGTCTGTATCCATGTGGTGAAGCGGCCATGGGTCCTGTTTGTCATTACCTGCATGTTCCTATCTTTGCTCTTCAGCTCTAAGTCAGTGATCCTCCCGGTCTTGGCCGTCACCCTCTCGTTGGCCTTGGGCCGCCATCTCCTTGGCTACTGTTGGAGCTTATACATCAACCATTGTTTGAAGGAAGACCTGCAGGACATTCAGAAGACCTACATGGAGGACAAGGGCTCACATTTCTGGGTGGCTGAGGTTGAGGACAGTGTGGTCGGGACAGTTGCAGCGAAGCCTTCAGATGAGAACCCAGACGAGCTGCA
This portion of the Bufo gargarizans isolate SCDJY-AF-19 chromosome 1, ASM1485885v1, whole genome shotgun sequence genome encodes:
- the LOC122933993 gene encoding probable N-acetyltransferase camello isoform X3: MVEYKIRSYEDSDYEVVRDLFSHGMSEYIPSVCIHVVKRPWVLFVITCMFLSLLFSSKSVILPVLAVTLSLALGRHLLGYCWSLYINHCLKEDLQDIQKTYMEDKGSHFWVAEVEDSVVGTVAAKPSDENPDELQLKRMSVRNDFRGLGIAKALSREVISFARQRGYQSVVLNTLMVQREAQRMYESVGFKKYTEFVLPTVYGQLVDFTISKYRYDVLPAK
- the LOC122933993 gene encoding probable N-acetyltransferase camello isoform X1, producing MATPSTPRDAKRQQSAPEAARTLGAQAVMVEYKIRSYEDSDYEVVRDLFSHGMSEYIPSVCIHVVKRPWVLFVITCMFLSLLFSSKSVILPVLAVTLSLALGRHLLGYCWSLYINHCLKEDLQDIQKTYMEDKGSHFWVAEVEDSVVGTVAAKPSDENPDELQLKRMSVRNDFRGLGIAKALSREVISFARQRGYQSVVLNTLMVQREAQRMYESVGFKKYTEFVLPTVYGQLVDFTISKYRYDVLPAK
- the LOC122933993 gene encoding probable N-acetyltransferase camello isoform X2, translating into MLLLLKAVMVEYKIRSYEDSDYEVVRDLFSHGMSEYIPSVCIHVVKRPWVLFVITCMFLSLLFSSKSVILPVLAVTLSLALGRHLLGYCWSLYINHCLKEDLQDIQKTYMEDKGSHFWVAEVEDSVVGTVAAKPSDENPDELQLKRMSVRNDFRGLGIAKALSREVISFARQRGYQSVVLNTLMVQREAQRMYESVGFKKYTEFVLPTVYGQLVDFTISKYRYDVLPAK